One part of the Sciurus carolinensis chromosome 6, mSciCar1.2, whole genome shotgun sequence genome encodes these proteins:
- the Ctxn3 gene encoding cortexin-3, translating into MDGGQPIPSSLVPLGNVSSESSMSLEQKTTFVFVILLFIFLGILIVRCFRILLDPYRSMPTSTWADGLEGLEKGQFDHALA; encoded by the coding sequence ATGGATGGAGGGCAGCCCATCCCCTCATCCCTAGTGCCCCTTGGGAATGTGTCATCAGAATCTAGCATGTCTCTGGAGCAGAAAACaacatttgtttttgtgattttgttgtttattttcttgggCATCCTCATCGTCAGATGCTTCCGGATTCTTCTGGACCCATATCGGAGCATGCCGACCTCGACCTGGGCTGATGGGCTTGAAGGCCTGGAGAAAGGGCAGTTTGACCATGCCCTTGCTTAG